A section of the Carya illinoinensis cultivar Pawnee chromosome 12, C.illinoinensisPawnee_v1, whole genome shotgun sequence genome encodes:
- the LOC122289083 gene encoding uncharacterized protein LOC122289083, whose product MPVTEPVKQKKPGRGPAKCTEFNKLRKHGKIPLKISDGEMAPCCENVEMFTTRISWILKHNADMSYYRWTDVPKADKDELIERVRGDLELDWDLYNHRMAVMKALHKRFSAFHCGLHKKYLSYGSHEEALASGSILVNPLVWAKLCERWGSDSFKKISNQNRENRKKHNINHKAGRKSFVRILEEKKEMVEKMNSLEPEKRTEESVAAIFREVLGHKAGYAKGLGEMVIPESTRERDRQRDKEYATLVERHQKDAEYHKPTVEVMKGDMIKMMERQLETDKILRWLLAE is encoded by the exons ATGCCTGTAACAGAGCCGGTCAAACAGAAGAAACCTGGACGGGGGCCTGCGAAGTGCACTGAGTTCAACAAACTTCGAAAGCATGGTAAAATACCTCTTAAAATTAGCGATGGAGAGATGGCCCCATGTTGCGAAAATGTCGAGATGTTTACGACACGAATAAGTTGGATATTGAAACATAATGCTGACATGAGTTATTATAGATGGACCGATGTGCCTAAGGCCGATAAGGATGAGTTGATTGAGCGAGTCCGA GGTGACTTAGAATTGGATTGGGATCTTTATAATCATCGGATGGCAGTTATGAAAGCATTGCATAAGCGTTTTAGTGCTTTCCATTGTGGCTTGCACAAAAAGTATCTTTCATATGGTAGCCATGAGGAGGCCTTGGCATCCGGGTCAATCTTGGTCAACCCCTTAGTATGGGCTAAACTGTGTGAACGGTGGGGAAGTGATTCCTTCAAG AAAATATCCAACCAAAATAGAGAGAATCGCAAAAAGCACAACATCAATCATAAAGCAGGGAGGAAATCATTCGTAAGGATTCTAGAGGAAAAG AAAGAGAtggttgaaaaaatgaatagttTGGAACCTGAAAAACGTACGGAAGAATCAGTAGCAGCTATATTTAGGGAGGTACTCGGGCATAAGGCTGGCTATGCAAAAGGCCTAGGTGAAATGGTAATCCCAGAGTCAACAAGAGAACGTGACCGTCAACGGGATAAAGAATACGCTACCTTAGTGGAACGACATCAGAAAGACGCTGAGTATCACAAGCCAACTGTAGAGGTTATGAAAGGAGATATGATTAAAATGATGGAGAGGCAGCTTGAAACTGACAAAATCTTGAGGTGGTTGTTGGCTGAATGA